The Watersipora subatra chromosome 1, tzWatSuba1.1, whole genome shotgun sequence genome has a window encoding:
- the LOC137391149 gene encoding coiled-coil domain-containing protein 78-like, translating to MNLHVYATGNRVIDPSRVTIKLVGSDISEANGANRVKFKQVFKDGSSDELYSNCFEPLVDLLISGYNVSAIICGSSNSSRTSAITQSDGHGILEEVIINLFGRLEEERSIGQGSSITLGSKKESSLCVSMLEVRESNATDLVSSRRDLSIEEDSEHGDWFRLAERKRVYNLAEGKKVLKDGWQRSSAAHSTKSDSDSNYALIIHIDLIMHFESTGEPHKSRYSIIVLPAVDGLIQSSNQTESIRSVADLVADLSTHQHPDRVINYRDGVLPKLLQNELGGNCMTKLLACFDPVADLRIQREFLKLCQNFVKVKNFPIMNDVYAGHLITQYRANIIHLRKLPAPPKPPTPPKPPTPAKLPTPATARVQLEPPALLPALPQRSTSALEPLKFQNVRLLDQVERLQLKLEQLNSKFNTMANSKAELSAQLVDCEEEKLTATKSYIDMQIQNNKLREEMESMHYNLNNKILTLEHDLQVSNMDRDSLRKNVANLRQQLSDLERDRKGLADEYINLKTSYMALTDDIDREIAKNDELTMELLNLINSKSALAQMADKQKIKSEVSALAREEERIRGVVHRLSHRGINMEGLGQERKRQDFFEKELFAKQNDYEDQMTRLSEQYNDGRKQLLTQVNSLEKDLASLRVLARERQQRISSMNARLITVEGENTELKAANNRLQHKLKDVNSEYRLRLTKYVEDIASHIDKADTDKGEESLAQYVNKMIKDMKTSHRAREDQLSQATHSYKNRIESVVHKHEALLCAYRDLRAQVEALGLDSVDLGPDEHELIMSDTDLQSSQQKKIVTLQTELHKLKISNKQLSDQTGRFKPAGKMTETSSPPLRPGTGTFADLDSWTSVRKQLRDFSEQTLRELEEERASLLSKNVILEEQLKESQDYIDKHLARYKEEINRLRQQLSYQTRS from the exons ATGAATCTTCATGTCTATGCAACAGGAAACAGGGTGATAGATCCTTCAAGAGTCACTATTAAACTAGTTGGCTCTGATATTTCTGAAGCAAACGGAGCCAACAGGGTGAA GTTTAAGCAGGTTTTCAAGGATGGGTCTAGTGATGAGCTATACAGCAATTGTTTTGAACCTTTG GTGGATCTTCTGATATCTGGTTACAATGTGTCTGCCATCATATGTGGTAGTAGCAATTCGAGTCGGACTTCGGCTATAACCCAATCTGATGGCCATGGAATTCTTGAGGAAGTTATCATAAACTTGTTTGGTAGACTCGAGGAAG AGAGAAGCATTGGGCAGGGGTCGAGTATAACTCTTGGGTCTAAGAAGGAGTCGTCTCTCTGTGTGTCCATGTTAGAGGTGAGAGAATCTAACGCTACTGACCTTGTGTCTTCTAGGCGTGACCTCAGCATTGAGGAAGATTCAGAGCACGGTGACTGGTTTAGG CTTGCGGAGCGCAAGAGAGTGTACAATCTGGCTGAGGGGAAGAAAGTCCTAAAGGATGGCTGGCAGCGGAGCTCGGCTGCTCACTCAACGAAGAGTGATTCCGACAGCAATTATGCACTTATAATTCATATTGATTTGATTATG CACTTCGAGTCTACAGGCGAGCCACACAAGTCTCGCTACTCTATTATAGTCTTACCAGCAGTTGACGGGTTGATACAATCATCTAACCAGACTGAGAGTATTCGGTCTGTAGCGGACCTTGTGGCTGACCTCTCAACCCATCAGCATCCTGACAGGGTTATTAATTACAG AGATGGTGTGCTACCAAAACTGCTGCAGAATGAATTGGGAGGCAACTGTATGACTAAACTCCTCGCGTGTTTTGATCCAGTCGCAGACTTACGAATTCAAAGAGAATTCCTGAAACTATGTCAAAACTTTGTTAAAGTGAAAAACTTTCCGATCATGAATGACGTATATGCTGGG CACCTAATAACCCAGTACAGAGCAAACATTATACACCTCCGGAAGTTACCAGCTCCACCAAAGCCACCCACTCCACCAAAGCCACCCACTCCCGCAAAGCTACCTACTCCTGCAACTGCGAGGGTGCAGTTGGAGCCACCAGCACTGCTGCCTGCCCTGCCTCAACGTAGCACCTCAGCTCTTGAGCCTCTCAAGTTTCAGAAT GTGAGATTGCTGGACCAGGTGGAGCGACTGCAGCTCAAGCTGGAACAGCTCAACTCCAAATTTAATACCATGGCAAACTCAAAGGCGGAGTTGTCAGCCCAGCTTGTTGACTGTGAAGAAGAAAAGCTGACGGCTACCAAATCTTATATCGATATGCAGATACAAAACAACAAGCTGAGGGAAGAGATGGAATCAATGCATTATAATCTTAACAACAAG ATTCTCACCTTAGAGCATGACCTTCAAGTCTCTAACATGGATCGGGATTCATTACGGAAGAATGTCGCAAATCTCCGGCAGCAGCTCTCCGACCTTGAGCGTGACAGAAAGGGGTTGGCCGACGAGTATATCAACTTGAAAACCTCATACATGGCTTTAACCGATGACATCGACAGAGAG ATAGCCAAAAATGATGAGCTCACGATGGAACTTCTAAACCTCATCAATTCAAAGTCGGCTCTGGCTCAGATGGcagataaacaaaaaataaagagTGAGGTTTCTGCTTTAGCCCGTGAAGAAGAAAGGATTCGGGGTGTAGTACACCGGCTCTCTCATCGAGGCATCAATATG GAGGGCTTGGGACAAGAAAGAAAAAGGCAAGATTTTTTTGAAAAGGAG CTCTTCGCCAAACAAAATGACTATGAAGACCAGATGACCAGGCTGAGTGAGCAGTACAATGACGGGAGGAAACAACTTCTCACCCAAGT AAATTCTTTGGAAAAAGACCTTGCATCTCTAAGGGTCTTAGCCAGAGAACGACAACAACGGATTTCGTCAATGAATGCT AGACTCATAACTGTAGAGGGAGAGAACACCGAACTGAAGGCCGCAAACAATCGGCTACAACACAAGCTCAAAGATGTCAACTCTGAGTATAGACTTCGGcttacaaaatatgtggaagaCATTGCT AGTCATATCGACAAGGCGGACACGGATAAGGGAGAGGAGAGTCTAGCCCAGTACGTCAACAAGATGATAAAGGATATGAAGACCTCGCACCGCGCTAGAGAAGACCAGCTCAGTCAGGCCACTCATAGCTATAAGAACAGAATAGAGAGCGTGGTTCATAAGCATGAGGCATTGCTCTGCGCTTATCGAGATTTGCGAGCTCAAGTGGAGGCTCTTGGGCTAGATTCTGTAGACTTGGGTCCTGATGAACACGAACTCATCATGTCGGACACAGACCTTCAGTCctctcaacagaagaagattgTCACACTGCAAACAGAGCTGCATAAACTGAAAATAAGCAACAAGCAG CTGAGTGACCAAACAGGTAGATTTAAACCTGCTGGCAAAATGACAGAAACATCTAGCCCACCCCTGCG ACCGGGTACGGGCACATTTGCTGATCTGGACAGTTGGACATCAGTGAGGAAACAGCTGAGGGACTTTTCTGAACAGACATTGAGAGAGCTGGAGGAGGAGAGAGCTTCTCTGCTAAGTAAGAATGTTATACTGGAGGAGCAATTGAAGGAGAGTCAGGATTACATAGACAAACACCTCGCCAG ATATAAAGAGGAAATTAATAGACTTCGACAGCAGTTGAGTTACCAGACACGAAGCTGA